The following are encoded together in the Tursiops truncatus isolate mTurTru1 chromosome 10, mTurTru1.mat.Y, whole genome shotgun sequence genome:
- the GRM2 gene encoding metabotropic glutamate receptor 2 isoform X1, whose translation MAPLWKSKAQDRDWTPKFVTVTFCCKAVDFGVPGGFDRVLDILLGLLFSVWAFTLCNPPSLLNLGWAQSPSPAADLGRAERQAKGVSQEFLILVRSTTSPWLLSPWERSLGEAESEGVATLRFHCSLPVCLSVCLSLSLSLCRSWVPPHPFPVCPFLVYLYLSLPLLLLPSPPGGPGLLDPSIPFGAMGSLLGFLALLLLWGAVAEGPAKKVLTLEGDLILGGLFPVHQKGGPAEECGPVNEHRGIQRLEAMLFALDRINHDPSLLPGVRLGAHILDSCSKDTHALEQALDFVRASLSHGADGSRHVCPDGSYATHGDAPTAITGVIGGSYSDVSIQVANLLRLFQIPQISYASTSAKLSDKSRYDYFARTVPPDFFQAKAMAEILRFFNWTYVSTVASEGDYGETGIEAFELEARARNICVATSEKVGRAMSRTAFEGVVRALLQKPSARVAVLFTRSEDARELLAATQRLNASFTWVASDGWGALESVVAGSEGAAEGAITIELASYPISDFASYFRSLDPWNNSRNPWFREFWEQRFHCSFRQRDCAAHSLQAVPFEQESKIMFVVNAVYAMAHALHNMHRTLCPNTTRLCDAMRPVNGRRLYKDFVLNVKFDAPFRPADTHSEVRFDRFGDGIGRYNIFTYLRAGSGHYRYQKVGYWAEGLTLDTSLIPWASLSAGPLPASRCSEPCLQNEVKSMQPGEVCCWLCIPCQPYEYRLDEFTCADCGLGYWPNASLTGCFELPQEYIRWGDAWAVGPVTIACLGALATLFVLGVFVRHNATPVVKASGRELCYILLGGVFLCYCMTFVFIAKPSTVVCTLRRLGLGTAFSVCYSALLTKTNRIARIFGGAREGAQRPRFISPASQVAICLALISGQLLIVAAWLVVEAPGTGKETAPERREVVTLRCNHRDASMLGSLAYNVLLIALCTLYAFKTRKCPENFNEAKFIGFTMYTTCIIWLAFLPIFYVTSSDYRVQTTTMCVSVSLSGSVVLGCLFAPKLHIILFQPQKNVVSHRAPTSRFSSAAARASSSLGQGSGSQFVPTVCNGHEVVDSTTSSL comes from the exons ATGGCTCCTCTCTGGAAATCCAAGGCTCAGGATAGGGACTGGACTCCCAAGTTTGTAACTGTGACCTTCTGCTGCAAAGCTGTTGACTTTGGGGTCCCGGGAGGTTTTGACAGGGTGTTGGACATTCTTCTGggtcttctgttttctgtttgggCCTTTACTCTCTGTAATCCTCCATCTCTGCTAAATTTGGGATGGGCACAGAGCCCATCTCCAGCCGCAGATCTGGGCAGGGCTGAGAGACAGGCCAAAGGGGTGTCCCAGGAGTTTCTCATCCTAGTTAGGAGCACCACCTCTCCCTGGCTCCTCAGTCCCTGGGAAAGGAGTTTGGGGGAGGCAGAGTCAGAAGGGGTAGCCACTCTCAGGTTCCACTGTTCCCTAcctgtttgtctgtctgtctgtctgtctctctctctctctctctgcaggagCTGGGTCCCTCCTCATCCTTTTCCTGTCTGTCCTTTCCTGGTCTATTTATACCTCTCTTTGCCTTTGCTGCTTCTGCCCTCACCCCCTGGAGGCCCAGGTCTGCTGGACCCATCCATCCCCTTTGGGGCCATGGGATCACTGCTTGGgttcctggctctgctgctgctGTGGGGCGCTGTGGCTGAGGGCCCAGCCAAGAAGGTGCTGACCCTGGAGGGGGACCTGATTCTGGGTGGGCTGTTTCCGGTACACCAGAAGGGCGGCCCAGCAGAGGAGTGTGGTCCTGTCAATGAACATCGCGGCATCCAGCGCCTGGAGGCCATGCTTTTTGCGCTGGATCGTATCAACCATGACCCAAGCCTGCTGCCGGGCGTGCGCCTGGGTGCACACATACTCGACAGTTGCTCCAAGGACACACATGCCCTGGAGCAGGCACTTGACTTCGTGCGTGCATCACTCAGCCATGGTGCCGATGGCTCACGCCATGTTTGCCCCGATGGTTCTTATGCCACCCATGGTGATGCTCCCACTGCCATCACTGGTGTCATTGGCGGCTCCTACAGCGATGTCTCTATCCAG GTGGCCAACCTCCTGCGGCTATTTCAGATCCCTCAGATCAGCTATGCATCCACTAGTGCCAAGCTGAGTGACAAGTCCCGCTATGACTACTTTGCCCGCACGGTGCCCCCTGACTTCTTCCAAGCCAAAGCCATGGCTGAGATTCTCCGCTTCTTCAACTGGACCTACGTGTCCACTGTGGCATCCGAGGGCGACTACGGCGAGACAGGCATCGAAGCCTTTGAGCTAGAGGCCCGTGCCCGCAACATCTGTGTGGCCACCTCGGAGAAGGTGGGCCGTGCTATGAGCCGCACAGCCTTCGAGGGCGTGGTGCGAGCCCTGCTGCAGAAACCCAGTGCCCGCGTGGCTGTCCTATTCACCCGTTCCGAGGACGCCCGCGAGCTCCTCGCTGCCACCCAGCGTCTCAATGCCAGCTTCACCTGGGTGGCCAGCGATGGCTGGGGGGCCCTGGAGAGCGTGGTGGCAGGTAGCGAGGGCGCTGCTGAAGGTGCCATCACCATAGAGCTGGCTTCCTACCCCATCAGCGACTTTGCCTCCTACTTCCGGAGCCTGGACCCGTGGAATAACAGCCGGAACCCCTGGTTCCGTGAGTTCTGGGAGCAGAGGTTTCACTGCAGCTTCCGGCAGAGAGACTGTGCAGCCCactccctgcaggctgtgccCTTTGAGCAAGAGTCCAAGATCATGTTTGTGGTCAATGCGGTGTATGCCATGGCCCACGCGCTGCACAACATGCATCGCACCCTCTGCCCCAACACCACCCGCCTCTGTGATGCAATGCGGCCTGTCAATGGGCGCCGCCTCTACAAAGACTTCGTGCTCAACGTCAAGTTCGATG CCCCCTTCCGCCCAGCTGACACCCACAGTGAGGTCCGCTTCGACCGCTTTGGGGACGGTATTGGTCGCTACAATATCTTCACCTATCTGCGGGCAGGCAGTGGGCACTATCGCTACCAGAAGGTGGGCTACTGGGCAGAAGGCCTGACCCTGGACACCAGCCTCATCCCGTGGGCCTCCCTCTCAGCCGGGCCCCTGCCCGCCTCTCGCTGCAGTGAGCCCTGCCTCCAGAATGAGGTGAAAAGTATGCAGCCGGGGGAGGTCTGCTGCTGGCTCTGCATCCCCTGCCAGCCCTACGAGTACCGGCTGGATGAGTTCACCTGTGCTGACTGTGGCCTGGGCTACTGGCCCAATGCCAGCCTGACTGGCTGCTTTGAGCTGCCCCAGGAGTACATCCGCTGGGGCGATGCCTGGGCCGTGGGACCTGTCACCATCGCCTGCCTAGGCGCCCTGGCCACCCTCTTTGTACTGGGCGTCTTCGTGCGGCACAATGCCACCCCAGTGGTCAAGGCCTCTGGCCGGGAGCTTTGCTACATTCTGCTAGGTGGTGTCTTCCTCTGCTACTGCATGACCTTCGTCTTCATTGCCAAGCCATCCACAGTGGTGTGCACCTTACGGCGCCTCGGGTTGGGCACTGCCTTCTCCGTCTGCTACTCGGCCCTGCTCACCAAGACCAACCGCATTGCGCGCATCTTCGGTGGGGCCCGGGAGGGAGCCCAGCGGCCACGCTTCATCAGCCCTGCCTCGCAGGTGGCCATCTGTCTGGCCCTTATCTCGGGCCAGCTGCTCATCGTGGCTGCCTGGCTGGTGGTGGAGGCACCAGGCACGGGCAAGGAGACAGCCCCTGAGCGGCGGGAGGTAGTGACATTGCGCTGCAACCACCGCGATGCAAGCATGCTGGGCTCGCTGGCCTACAATGTGCTCCTCATTGCGCTCTGCACACTCTATGCCTTCAAGACCCGCAAGTGCCCTGAAAACTTCAATGAGGCCAAGTTCATCGGCTTCACCATGTACACCACCTGCATCATCTGGCTGGCCTTCCTGCCCATCTTCTATGTCACCTCCAGTGACTACCGG GTGCAGACCACCACCATGTGTGTGTCCGTCAGCCTCAGCGGCTCTGTGGTGCTTGGTTGTCTCTTCGCGCCCAAGCTGCACATCATCCTGTTCCAGCCACAGAAGAATGTGGTTAGCCACCGCGCACCCACCAGCCGCTTCAGCAGTGCAGCTGCCAGAGCCAGCTCCAGCCTCGGCCAAG GGTCTGGCTCCCAGTTTGTCCCCACTGTTTGCAACGGCCACGAGGTGGTGGACTCAACAACATCATCGCTTTGA
- the GRM2 gene encoding metabotropic glutamate receptor 2 isoform X2: MLFALDRINHDPSLLPGVRLGAHILDSCSKDTHALEQALDFVRASLSHGADGSRHVCPDGSYATHGDAPTAITGVIGGSYSDVSIQVANLLRLFQIPQISYASTSAKLSDKSRYDYFARTVPPDFFQAKAMAEILRFFNWTYVSTVASEGDYGETGIEAFELEARARNICVATSEKVGRAMSRTAFEGVVRALLQKPSARVAVLFTRSEDARELLAATQRLNASFTWVASDGWGALESVVAGSEGAAEGAITIELASYPISDFASYFRSLDPWNNSRNPWFREFWEQRFHCSFRQRDCAAHSLQAVPFEQESKIMFVVNAVYAMAHALHNMHRTLCPNTTRLCDAMRPVNGRRLYKDFVLNVKFDAPFRPADTHSEVRFDRFGDGIGRYNIFTYLRAGSGHYRYQKVGYWAEGLTLDTSLIPWASLSAGPLPASRCSEPCLQNEVKSMQPGEVCCWLCIPCQPYEYRLDEFTCADCGLGYWPNASLTGCFELPQEYIRWGDAWAVGPVTIACLGALATLFVLGVFVRHNATPVVKASGRELCYILLGGVFLCYCMTFVFIAKPSTVVCTLRRLGLGTAFSVCYSALLTKTNRIARIFGGAREGAQRPRFISPASQVAICLALISGQLLIVAAWLVVEAPGTGKETAPERREVVTLRCNHRDASMLGSLAYNVLLIALCTLYAFKTRKCPENFNEAKFIGFTMYTTCIIWLAFLPIFYVTSSDYRVQTTTMCVSVSLSGSVVLGCLFAPKLHIILFQPQKNVVSHRAPTSRFSSAAARASSSLGQGSGSQFVPTVCNGHEVVDSTTSSL, from the exons ATGCTTTTTGCGCTGGATCGTATCAACCATGACCCAAGCCTGCTGCCGGGCGTGCGCCTGGGTGCACACATACTCGACAGTTGCTCCAAGGACACACATGCCCTGGAGCAGGCACTTGACTTCGTGCGTGCATCACTCAGCCATGGTGCCGATGGCTCACGCCATGTTTGCCCCGATGGTTCTTATGCCACCCATGGTGATGCTCCCACTGCCATCACTGGTGTCATTGGCGGCTCCTACAGCGATGTCTCTATCCAG GTGGCCAACCTCCTGCGGCTATTTCAGATCCCTCAGATCAGCTATGCATCCACTAGTGCCAAGCTGAGTGACAAGTCCCGCTATGACTACTTTGCCCGCACGGTGCCCCCTGACTTCTTCCAAGCCAAAGCCATGGCTGAGATTCTCCGCTTCTTCAACTGGACCTACGTGTCCACTGTGGCATCCGAGGGCGACTACGGCGAGACAGGCATCGAAGCCTTTGAGCTAGAGGCCCGTGCCCGCAACATCTGTGTGGCCACCTCGGAGAAGGTGGGCCGTGCTATGAGCCGCACAGCCTTCGAGGGCGTGGTGCGAGCCCTGCTGCAGAAACCCAGTGCCCGCGTGGCTGTCCTATTCACCCGTTCCGAGGACGCCCGCGAGCTCCTCGCTGCCACCCAGCGTCTCAATGCCAGCTTCACCTGGGTGGCCAGCGATGGCTGGGGGGCCCTGGAGAGCGTGGTGGCAGGTAGCGAGGGCGCTGCTGAAGGTGCCATCACCATAGAGCTGGCTTCCTACCCCATCAGCGACTTTGCCTCCTACTTCCGGAGCCTGGACCCGTGGAATAACAGCCGGAACCCCTGGTTCCGTGAGTTCTGGGAGCAGAGGTTTCACTGCAGCTTCCGGCAGAGAGACTGTGCAGCCCactccctgcaggctgtgccCTTTGAGCAAGAGTCCAAGATCATGTTTGTGGTCAATGCGGTGTATGCCATGGCCCACGCGCTGCACAACATGCATCGCACCCTCTGCCCCAACACCACCCGCCTCTGTGATGCAATGCGGCCTGTCAATGGGCGCCGCCTCTACAAAGACTTCGTGCTCAACGTCAAGTTCGATG CCCCCTTCCGCCCAGCTGACACCCACAGTGAGGTCCGCTTCGACCGCTTTGGGGACGGTATTGGTCGCTACAATATCTTCACCTATCTGCGGGCAGGCAGTGGGCACTATCGCTACCAGAAGGTGGGCTACTGGGCAGAAGGCCTGACCCTGGACACCAGCCTCATCCCGTGGGCCTCCCTCTCAGCCGGGCCCCTGCCCGCCTCTCGCTGCAGTGAGCCCTGCCTCCAGAATGAGGTGAAAAGTATGCAGCCGGGGGAGGTCTGCTGCTGGCTCTGCATCCCCTGCCAGCCCTACGAGTACCGGCTGGATGAGTTCACCTGTGCTGACTGTGGCCTGGGCTACTGGCCCAATGCCAGCCTGACTGGCTGCTTTGAGCTGCCCCAGGAGTACATCCGCTGGGGCGATGCCTGGGCCGTGGGACCTGTCACCATCGCCTGCCTAGGCGCCCTGGCCACCCTCTTTGTACTGGGCGTCTTCGTGCGGCACAATGCCACCCCAGTGGTCAAGGCCTCTGGCCGGGAGCTTTGCTACATTCTGCTAGGTGGTGTCTTCCTCTGCTACTGCATGACCTTCGTCTTCATTGCCAAGCCATCCACAGTGGTGTGCACCTTACGGCGCCTCGGGTTGGGCACTGCCTTCTCCGTCTGCTACTCGGCCCTGCTCACCAAGACCAACCGCATTGCGCGCATCTTCGGTGGGGCCCGGGAGGGAGCCCAGCGGCCACGCTTCATCAGCCCTGCCTCGCAGGTGGCCATCTGTCTGGCCCTTATCTCGGGCCAGCTGCTCATCGTGGCTGCCTGGCTGGTGGTGGAGGCACCAGGCACGGGCAAGGAGACAGCCCCTGAGCGGCGGGAGGTAGTGACATTGCGCTGCAACCACCGCGATGCAAGCATGCTGGGCTCGCTGGCCTACAATGTGCTCCTCATTGCGCTCTGCACACTCTATGCCTTCAAGACCCGCAAGTGCCCTGAAAACTTCAATGAGGCCAAGTTCATCGGCTTCACCATGTACACCACCTGCATCATCTGGCTGGCCTTCCTGCCCATCTTCTATGTCACCTCCAGTGACTACCGG GTGCAGACCACCACCATGTGTGTGTCCGTCAGCCTCAGCGGCTCTGTGGTGCTTGGTTGTCTCTTCGCGCCCAAGCTGCACATCATCCTGTTCCAGCCACAGAAGAATGTGGTTAGCCACCGCGCACCCACCAGCCGCTTCAGCAGTGCAGCTGCCAGAGCCAGCTCCAGCCTCGGCCAAG GGTCTGGCTCCCAGTTTGTCCCCACTGTTTGCAACGGCCACGAGGTGGTGGACTCAACAACATCATCGCTTTGA